GGCCGAGGCGCTCGCGCGGGACATCAACGAGCGGCATGGCGACAACGGCTACGAGCCGATCAAGCTCCTCATCCGGCATCACGAGCCCAACGAGGTGTTCGAGCTGTTCAGGTCGGCCGACCTCTGCATCGTGTCGAGCCTCCACGACGGCATGAATCTCGTGGCCAAGGAATTCGTGGCGGCACGTGACGACGAGGAGGGCGTCCTGATCCTGTCCGCCTTCGCCGGCGCATCGCGCGAATTGTCGGAAGCGCTGATCGTGAACCCCTACAACGCCCATGCCATGGGTGAGGCCATCAACCGCGCGCTCACGATGCCCCAGACGGAGCAGCGCGAGCGGATGCGCCTGATGCGCGACCAGGTGAAGGAGCGCAACGTCTATCGCTGGGCCGGGCAGATGCTGCTCGCTGCGTCCCGCCTGCGCAAGCGGCAGAGAATCCGGCGATTGATCGCAGCAGGCAGAAACCGGGCCGTCGCCCATGTATGACATCCCCGTTCAGACTTCCCGCGAGGAGGGGGCCTATGCTCTCTTTCTCGATTTCGACGGAACGCTCGTGGACATCGTGGACCGTCCGGAGGCGGTCGTGGTGGACCCGGCGCTGCCCGGCACTCTTCTGCGTCTTCAGGAGAGGCTCGGTGGCGCGCTCGCCATCGTCAGCGGCCGGCCCATCGCGTTTCTCGACCGGCACTTCCAGCCTCGTCGCTTCGACATGGCGGGATTGCACGGCCTCGAACAGCGCATCGCGGGCGAGCTTCATCTGTGTGAGCCGGACGAGCACCCCCAGTTGCGCCGGATGATCGGTCGCTTGACGGACGTGGTCGCCGGCAAGACCGGCGTCCTGATCGAGGACAAGGGCTGCTCCGTCGCGATCCACTGGCGTCTTGCGCCGCAGGAAAAGGAGTTCGCGCTCGCCACGGCCCATGCCGCCGTCGAGGCGCTCGGAAGCGAATACCGTCTTCAGTACGGCAAGGCGGTGGCCGAGATTCTTCCATCGGCGGCCGGCAAGGGAAAAGTCATCGAGCATTTCCTCCACGAGGCGCCCTACAGGGGGCGCCGGCCCATCTTCATCGGTGACGACCTGACCGACGAGAACGGCTTCAAGACGGTGAACGCCCGCGGCGGCCTGTCCATTCGGATCGGTTCCGGCGATACCCTTGCCAAGGTTCGCCTGGGAACGCCTGCCGATCTGCGACATTGCCTGTCCATATGGGCTACGGATGGCTGTCTCCCCTTCAACCTGGATGATTGATCAGATGAGTTCGTTGGACCTCGCCGTCATCGGCAATTGCATGATCTCGGCCCTGGTGGACCGCCGGGCTCAGATCGTCTGGAGCTGCTTTCCCCGCTTCGATGGCGATCCGGTCTTTTCGGCCTTGCTCGATTGCCCGGACGGGCGGACGGACGCGGAACAGCAGGGCGTGTTCGCCATCGACATGGTCGGCATGGTCAGCTGCGAGCAGTGCTATCTGCAGAACACCGCCGTTCTCGTTTCCCGCATGACGGATTCCTTCGGCAACATCCTCGAGATCACGGATTTCGCCCCACGATTCAAGCATTTCGACCGCACCTTCCGGCCGCCGCTGCTGATCCGCCGCGTGACGCCCGTCAAGGGGCGTCCCCGCATCCGCGTGAGGCTGCGGCCGCATTACGAATGGGGTGGCTGCGCTCCGGACACGACCCGGGGCAGCAATCACCTGCGTTTCGTGGGGCCGCATTATTCCTTGAGGCTGACGACCGATGCCTCCGTCTTCTACGTGCACGAGGAGCGGCCCTTCGTGGTGGAGCGGCCGATCTCCTTCTTCTTCGGAGAGGACGAGCCGCTGCGCTCCGAGACCGATACGACGGCCCGCGAGTTCCTCGACAGCACGATCGATTTCTGGCGCGACTGGGTGCGCTCGCTCTCCATTCCGTTCGACTGGCAGGAGGCGGTGATCCGCGCGGCGATCACGCTGAAACTCTGCAATTTCGAGGAAACGGGCGCTATCGTGGCGGCGCTCACCACCTCCGTGCCGGAAGCGCCGAACACGCAGCGCAACTGGGATTACCGCTATTGCTGGCTGCGTGATGCCTATTTCGTCATTCAGGCGCTGAACCGGTTGGGCACGACGAAGACGATGGAGGAATACCTCACCTACATCACCAATATCGTCGACGATATGAAGGCCATTCCCGATCAGAGGGATATGCCGCCACTGTTCAGCATCACGCGCTCGCCCGATCTCGAGGAGCGCGAGGCGACCGCATTGGCGGGCTATCGCGGCATGGGGCCTGTGCGTGTAGGCAATGCGGCCTATACGCAGATCCAGAACGATGCCTATGGCAGCATCGTTCTCGCCTCCGTGCACGCGTTTCTCGACAAGCGCTTGATCCGGGCGGTCGGCAACCGGGCCCTGTTTTCGCATCTCGAGGAGCTGGGGCAGCGCGCCATCGAGGTGTTCGATCAGCCCGATGCCGGGCCTTGGGAATTGCGCACCAAGGCGGCCGTGCACACCTTTCCGAGCGTGATGTGCTGGGCTGCCTGCGACCGCCTCGCCAAGATCGCCATCGCCATGGGTCGCGAGGACAGGGCCGCCTTCTGGCGCGAGAACGCCGATCGGATGCATCGGACGATCGATCAGCAGGCCTTCAATCCCGCGAAGGGAACCTTCGTCTCGTCCTTCGGGGGAGAGCATCTCGATGCGACGCTGCTTCTGCTCTCCGAACTCAATTTCGTGAAACCGGACGATCCGCGCTTCGTCGCCACCGTGGATGCAGTGGGCAAGACCCTGCGGCGCGGGGATCTTCTCCTGCGTTATGATGTGGAAGACGATTTCGGGCGCATGCACACGGCTTTCATGATCTGCGGCTTCTGGTACGTGGATGCCCTGAACGCCATCGGGCGCAGGGACGAGGCGAGGGAGTTGTTCGAGCGCATCCTGAGCTTGCGCAATTCTTTCGGTCTCTTTTCCGAGGATGCCGACTTCACGACCGGCGAGTTGTGGGGCAATTTTCCCCAGACCTACTCCATGGTGGGTCTCATCAACTCCGCCGTGCGCCTGAGCCGGAGCTGGGAAGACGCGCTCTGAGGGTGGCTGCTCCGTTCGGGGTCACAGGAGGATAGGCTCGCTCGATGTTCGCATTTCCCGTTCTGCTTGGAGACATCGGCGGCACGAATGCACGGTTTGCCGTGCTGCCCGCGCCCGGCGAGCCCGTTCACCTGCTGCCCCGCACCCTGACCGCCCAGACGCCCGATCCGGTCGGCGCCATCAGGATCGCCCTGCAGGGATATCAGGGGGAGGCGCCCCGCTCGGCCATGATCGCGGTGGCGACCCGGGTGGATGCGCCCGCCATTCGCCTCACCAACGCGCATTGGGTGATCGACGCCGAGGTGATCGGCAGGGCTCTGGGGCTCGAGCGCGTGACTCTCGTCAACGACTATACGCCCGTTGCGGCCTCCGTGGCGGTGTTGAGCGAGGAGAGGGGGGATCTCGCCCCCATCGGCAGCGGCCATCCGGGGTCGGGGGCCCGGGTGGTGCTCGGGCCGGGCACCGGTCTCGGGGCGGGCGCGCTGGTCCCCGTCGAGGACCGCTTGGCGATCCTGGCCACCGAGGCGGGACACATCGAGTTCGGACCGGCGACGGACGAGGAGGCGGCGCTCTGGCCGCATCTGGAGCGGGTCGGTGGCCGGGTCTCGGCCGAGGTGGTGCTGTCCGGTCCCGGGCTCTTCCGCATCGTGAAGGCGATCGCGGCCCATCGCTGCGTGGCTTGCCCCTACGACAAACCGAACGATGTCCTGTCC
This window of the Microvirga sp. TS319 genome carries:
- the otsB gene encoding trehalose-phosphatase, with translation MYDIPVQTSREEGAYALFLDFDGTLVDIVDRPEAVVVDPALPGTLLRLQERLGGALAIVSGRPIAFLDRHFQPRRFDMAGLHGLEQRIAGELHLCEPDEHPQLRRMIGRLTDVVAGKTGVLIEDKGCSVAIHWRLAPQEKEFALATAHAAVEALGSEYRLQYGKAVAEILPSAAGKGKVIEHFLHEAPYRGRRPIFIGDDLTDENGFKTVNARGGLSIRIGSGDTLAKVRLGTPADLRHCLSIWATDGCLPFNLDD
- a CDS encoding glycoside hydrolase family 15 protein, with the translated sequence MSSLDLAVIGNCMISALVDRRAQIVWSCFPRFDGDPVFSALLDCPDGRTDAEQQGVFAIDMVGMVSCEQCYLQNTAVLVSRMTDSFGNILEITDFAPRFKHFDRTFRPPLLIRRVTPVKGRPRIRVRLRPHYEWGGCAPDTTRGSNHLRFVGPHYSLRLTTDASVFYVHEERPFVVERPISFFFGEDEPLRSETDTTAREFLDSTIDFWRDWVRSLSIPFDWQEAVIRAAITLKLCNFEETGAIVAALTTSVPEAPNTQRNWDYRYCWLRDAYFVIQALNRLGTTKTMEEYLTYITNIVDDMKAIPDQRDMPPLFSITRSPDLEEREATALAGYRGMGPVRVGNAAYTQIQNDAYGSIVLASVHAFLDKRLIRAVGNRALFSHLEELGQRAIEVFDQPDAGPWELRTKAAVHTFPSVMCWAACDRLAKIAIAMGREDRAAFWRENADRMHRTIDQQAFNPAKGTFVSSFGGEHLDATLLLLSELNFVKPDDPRFVATVDAVGKTLRRGDLLLRYDVEDDFGRMHTAFMICGFWYVDALNAIGRRDEARELFERILSLRNSFGLFSEDADFTTGELWGNFPQTYSMVGLINSAVRLSRSWEDAL
- a CDS encoding glucokinase, yielding MLPAPGEPVHLLPRTLTAQTPDPVGAIRIALQGYQGEAPRSAMIAVATRVDAPAIRLTNAHWVIDAEVIGRALGLERVTLVNDYTPVAASVAVLSEERGDLAPIGSGHPGSGARVVLGPGTGLGAGALVPVEDRLAILATEAGHIEFGPATDEEAALWPHLERVGGRVSAEVVLSGPGLFRIVKAIAAHRCVACPYDKPNDVLSAARDGDELAQAALDLFSRWLGRYAGDMALTFESSGGVFIAGGIAPRMVDILQNGGFREAFDHKAPHDAWARRVPAFVIVNAEPALQGLAAIVTNPGRFVFKSQGWAA